Proteins from one Nicotiana tabacum cultivar K326 chromosome 23, ASM71507v2, whole genome shotgun sequence genomic window:
- the LOC107766804 gene encoding uncharacterized protein LOC107766804 isoform X4, which yields MNNKGLCCIAETVTGGSITFEKTNWQTRRIIKQFLPKILHNHDDSSRSRIKRISQLLNDPQNFHVNHRVLCSTSESFRSAAIYILDRLEELSLLTLSKMLRNLRDVSGYIPKMQSKRIGWNKGNFVKQIRRTSLEILSDYEEGDEPPEPLAKALSVATLMLKPKTDCPSQMVFQKLSPDIEALQNDIAKAIRMLDDKRKISFAELGSLPLVLDSNARAAKESVRLRVKVRKLLTEYLLECSDLQSIPESLLESLAIINKTSRHASKKTYSNKEVEEEVECVLNISAQIKQIVWDLLAESDVSEDFANAYMENIEETYFEAGDEDENLSDHPRNFRSDSNVSYSQLESVGELNQSDSKSLSSPLSPKHKLNVKLESMYTDEVDSVHSNWFDNSLSFLESKSFEGAKSRSGKDYHFRSMGQHGGKDLCPSMSTRDQNKFSTPFSPNKESDRNDMEQKEAAWHLGCRPPRYTSEECSEEKNALPRRNNLSRNQYLLIQEASDDTSMVAYSLVGCMLNKFAQLDGLQLSDDDVSYLQGNTSDPNNFEVLKDRGSSSDETTNSLMLHVLEEIIPSFPDSGKEHLKELLGVR from the exons ATGAACAACAAGGGGTTATGCTGTATTGCGGAGACAGTAACTGGTGGTTCAATTACTTTTGAGAAAACCAATTGGCAAACGAGAAGGATAATAAAGCAATTTCTTCCCAAAATTCTCCATAACCATgatgattccagtcgaagtcggatTAAAAGAATTTCTCAACTCCTCAATGATCCTCAAAACTTCCATGTTAACCATAGGGTTCTTTGTTCTACCTCCGAATCCTTTCGCAGTGCTGCTATTTATATACTGGATAGACTTGAGGAGCTGTCTCTTCTAACTTTGAGTAAAATGCTTAGAAATCTCAGGGATGTCTCTGGATACATCCCTAAGATGCAGTCTAAACGAATAGGGTGGAATAAGGGAAATTTTGTTAAACAAATCAGGAGAACATCTTTGGAAATACTATCAGACTATGAAGAAGGAGATGAGCCACCAGAACCCCTGGCCAAGGCTTTGTCCGTGGCAACCTTAATGTTAAAGCCAAAAACTGATTGTCCCTCTCAGATGGTGTTCCAAAAACTTTCACCAGATATAGAAGCATTGCAGAATGATATAGCAAAAGCAATCAGGATGCTAgatgataaaagaaaaataagttttgCGGAGCTGGGAAGTTTGCCGCTTGTACTGGATTCGAATGCTAGAGCTGCCAAAGAAAGTGTTCGTTTGCGTGTGAAAGTGAGGAAACTGTTGACTGAGTATCTTCTCGAATGCAGCGACTTGCAGTCTATACCTGAAAGTTTACTAGAAAGTCTTGCTATTATTAACAAAACATCTAGGCATGCATCTAAGAAAACCTACTCAAATAAGGAGGTTGAAGAGGAAGTAGAATGTGTGCTGAATATTAGTGCTCAGATAAAACAAATTGTTTGGGATTTACTTGCTGAAAGTGATGTCAGTGAAGACTTTGCTAATGCATACATGGAGAACATAGAGGAAACTTATTTTGAAGCTGGTGATGAAGATGAGAATCTTTCTGATCATCCTCGAAATTTTAGGTCTGATTCTAATGTCTCATACAGCCAATTAGAAAGTGTGGGTGAGTTAAACCAAAGTGACTCCAAGTCTTTATCCTCTCCGCTTTCACCCAAACACAAGTTGAACGTCAAACTTGAGTCAATGTATACCGATGAAGTAGATTCAGTTCATTCCAATTGGTTTGACAATTCATTGTCATTCTTAGAATCAAAAAGTTTTGAAGGTGCTAAGAGTAGGAGTGGAAAAGATTACCATTTTAGAAGCATGGGCCAGCACGGAGGAAAGGATTTGTGCCCATCTATGTCCACCAGAGATCAAAATAAATTTTCTACACCTTTCTCGCCTAATAAAGAATCAGACAGGAACGATATGGAGCAAAAAGAAGCTGCATGGCATCTAGGATGCAGGCCACCAAGATATACATCGGAAGAGTGTTCAGAAGAAAAAAATGCATTGCCTCGCAGGAACAACTTGAGTAGAAATCAGTATCTTCTTATTCAGGAAGCTTCTGATGATACTAGTATGGTTGCTTACAGTCTTGTCGGCTGCATGTTGAATAAGTTTGCTCAGTTGGATGGGCTACAGTTATCTGATGATGATGTATCATATCTCCAAGGCAATACTTCAGATCCCAACAATTTTGAAG TTCTCAAGGACAGGGGAAGCTCCTCTGATGAGACCACTAACTCCTTAATGCTACATGTTCTTGAAGAGATAATTCCTTCATTTCCGGACAG TGGTAAAGAGCATCTGAAGGAGTTGTTGGGCGTGAGGTAG
- the LOC107766804 gene encoding uncharacterized protein LOC107766804 isoform X2, with amino-acid sequence MEGYTEDCRVLLSQLKQQDKDLRLKRRTLPESLIREDDLYYENIRTSVAKAFGVHKDERTCPDAPAILLFNSAENLGCIYSLLDKMNNKGLCCIAETVTGGSITFEKTNWQTRRIIKQFLPKILHNHDDSSRSRIKRISQLLNDPQNFHVNHRVLCSTSESFRSAAIYILDRLEELSLLTLSKMLRNLRDVSGYIPKMQSKRIGWNKGNFVKQIRRTSLEILSDYEEGDEPPEPLAKALSVATLMLKPKTDCPSQMVFQKLSPDIEALQNDIAKAIRMLDDKRKISFAELGSLPLVLDSNARAAKESVRLRVKVRKLLTEYLLECSDLQSIPESLLESLAIINKTSRHASKKTYSNKEVEEEVECVLNISAQIKQIVWDLLAESDVSEDFANAYMENIEETYFEAGDEDENLSDHPRNFRSDSNVSYSQLESVGELNQSDSKSLSSPLSPKHKLNVKLESMYTDEVDSVHSNWFDNSLSFLESKSFEGAKSRSGKDYHFRSMGQHGGKDLCPSMSTRDQNKFSTPFSPNKESDRNDMEQKEAAWHLGCRPPRYTSEECSEEKNALPRRNNLSRNQYLLIQEASDDTSMVAYSLVGCMLNKFAQLDGLQLSDDDVSYLQGNTSDPNNFEVLKDRGSSSDETTNSLMLHVLEEIIPSFPDSGKEHLKELLGVR; translated from the exons ATGGAGGGCTATACGGAGGATTGTAGGGTGTTGCTATCTCAATTGAAGCAGCAAGATAAAGACCTAAGGCTCAAAAGAAG GACTTTACCTGAATCATTGATTAGAGAAGATGAT TTATATTATGAAAATATTAGAACTTCTGTTGCAAAGGCATTTGGAGTGCATAAGGATGAAAGGACATGTCCTGATGCTCCAGCCATATTGCTCTTTAATTCAGCTGAGAATTTGGGATGCATATATTCCCTGCTTGATAAGATGAACAACAAGGGGTTATGCTGTATTGCGGAGACAGTAACTGGTGGTTCAATTACTTTTGAGAAAACCAATTGGCAAACGAGAAGGATAATAAAGCAATTTCTTCCCAAAATTCTCCATAACCATgatgattccagtcgaagtcggatTAAAAGAATTTCTCAACTCCTCAATGATCCTCAAAACTTCCATGTTAACCATAGGGTTCTTTGTTCTACCTCCGAATCCTTTCGCAGTGCTGCTATTTATATACTGGATAGACTTGAGGAGCTGTCTCTTCTAACTTTGAGTAAAATGCTTAGAAATCTCAGGGATGTCTCTGGATACATCCCTAAGATGCAGTCTAAACGAATAGGGTGGAATAAGGGAAATTTTGTTAAACAAATCAGGAGAACATCTTTGGAAATACTATCAGACTATGAAGAAGGAGATGAGCCACCAGAACCCCTGGCCAAGGCTTTGTCCGTGGCAACCTTAATGTTAAAGCCAAAAACTGATTGTCCCTCTCAGATGGTGTTCCAAAAACTTTCACCAGATATAGAAGCATTGCAGAATGATATAGCAAAAGCAATCAGGATGCTAgatgataaaagaaaaataagttttgCGGAGCTGGGAAGTTTGCCGCTTGTACTGGATTCGAATGCTAGAGCTGCCAAAGAAAGTGTTCGTTTGCGTGTGAAAGTGAGGAAACTGTTGACTGAGTATCTTCTCGAATGCAGCGACTTGCAGTCTATACCTGAAAGTTTACTAGAAAGTCTTGCTATTATTAACAAAACATCTAGGCATGCATCTAAGAAAACCTACTCAAATAAGGAGGTTGAAGAGGAAGTAGAATGTGTGCTGAATATTAGTGCTCAGATAAAACAAATTGTTTGGGATTTACTTGCTGAAAGTGATGTCAGTGAAGACTTTGCTAATGCATACATGGAGAACATAGAGGAAACTTATTTTGAAGCTGGTGATGAAGATGAGAATCTTTCTGATCATCCTCGAAATTTTAGGTCTGATTCTAATGTCTCATACAGCCAATTAGAAAGTGTGGGTGAGTTAAACCAAAGTGACTCCAAGTCTTTATCCTCTCCGCTTTCACCCAAACACAAGTTGAACGTCAAACTTGAGTCAATGTATACCGATGAAGTAGATTCAGTTCATTCCAATTGGTTTGACAATTCATTGTCATTCTTAGAATCAAAAAGTTTTGAAGGTGCTAAGAGTAGGAGTGGAAAAGATTACCATTTTAGAAGCATGGGCCAGCACGGAGGAAAGGATTTGTGCCCATCTATGTCCACCAGAGATCAAAATAAATTTTCTACACCTTTCTCGCCTAATAAAGAATCAGACAGGAACGATATGGAGCAAAAAGAAGCTGCATGGCATCTAGGATGCAGGCCACCAAGATATACATCGGAAGAGTGTTCAGAAGAAAAAAATGCATTGCCTCGCAGGAACAACTTGAGTAGAAATCAGTATCTTCTTATTCAGGAAGCTTCTGATGATACTAGTATGGTTGCTTACAGTCTTGTCGGCTGCATGTTGAATAAGTTTGCTCAGTTGGATGGGCTACAGTTATCTGATGATGATGTATCATATCTCCAAGGCAATACTTCAGATCCCAACAATTTTGAAG TTCTCAAGGACAGGGGAAGCTCCTCTGATGAGACCACTAACTCCTTAATGCTACATGTTCTTGAAGAGATAATTCCTTCATTTCCGGACAG TGGTAAAGAGCATCTGAAGGAGTTGTTGGGCGTGAGGTAG
- the LOC107766804 gene encoding uncharacterized protein LOC107766804 isoform X3, with protein sequence MDLHLSERERKKMERLKPHGDMTLPESLIREDDLYYENIRTSVAKAFGVHKDERTCPDAPAILLFNSAENLGCIYSLLDKMNNKGLCCIAETVTGGSITFEKTNWQTRRIIKQFLPKILHNHDDSSRSRIKRISQLLNDPQNFHVNHRVLCSTSESFRSAAIYILDRLEELSLLTLSKMLRNLRDVSGYIPKMQSKRIGWNKGNFVKQIRRTSLEILSDYEEGDEPPEPLAKALSVATLMLKPKTDCPSQMVFQKLSPDIEALQNDIAKAIRMLDDKRKISFAELGSLPLVLDSNARAAKESVRLRVKVRKLLTEYLLECSDLQSIPESLLESLAIINKTSRHASKKTYSNKEVEEEVECVLNISAQIKQIVWDLLAESDVSEDFANAYMENIEETYFEAGDEDENLSDHPRNFRSDSNVSYSQLESVGELNQSDSKSLSSPLSPKHKLNVKLESMYTDEVDSVHSNWFDNSLSFLESKSFEGAKSRSGKDYHFRSMGQHGGKDLCPSMSTRDQNKFSTPFSPNKESDRNDMEQKEAAWHLGCRPPRYTSEECSEEKNALPRRNNLSRNQYLLIQEASDDTSMVAYSLVGCMLNKFAQLDGLQLSDDDVSYLQGNTSDPNNFEVLKDRGSSSDETTNSLMLHVLEEIIPSFPDSGKEHLKELLGVR encoded by the exons ATGGACTTGCATTTATCGGAACGAGAGCGAAAAAAGATGGAAAGACTCAAACCTCACGGTGATAT GACTTTACCTGAATCATTGATTAGAGAAGATGAT TTATATTATGAAAATATTAGAACTTCTGTTGCAAAGGCATTTGGAGTGCATAAGGATGAAAGGACATGTCCTGATGCTCCAGCCATATTGCTCTTTAATTCAGCTGAGAATTTGGGATGCATATATTCCCTGCTTGATAAGATGAACAACAAGGGGTTATGCTGTATTGCGGAGACAGTAACTGGTGGTTCAATTACTTTTGAGAAAACCAATTGGCAAACGAGAAGGATAATAAAGCAATTTCTTCCCAAAATTCTCCATAACCATgatgattccagtcgaagtcggatTAAAAGAATTTCTCAACTCCTCAATGATCCTCAAAACTTCCATGTTAACCATAGGGTTCTTTGTTCTACCTCCGAATCCTTTCGCAGTGCTGCTATTTATATACTGGATAGACTTGAGGAGCTGTCTCTTCTAACTTTGAGTAAAATGCTTAGAAATCTCAGGGATGTCTCTGGATACATCCCTAAGATGCAGTCTAAACGAATAGGGTGGAATAAGGGAAATTTTGTTAAACAAATCAGGAGAACATCTTTGGAAATACTATCAGACTATGAAGAAGGAGATGAGCCACCAGAACCCCTGGCCAAGGCTTTGTCCGTGGCAACCTTAATGTTAAAGCCAAAAACTGATTGTCCCTCTCAGATGGTGTTCCAAAAACTTTCACCAGATATAGAAGCATTGCAGAATGATATAGCAAAAGCAATCAGGATGCTAgatgataaaagaaaaataagttttgCGGAGCTGGGAAGTTTGCCGCTTGTACTGGATTCGAATGCTAGAGCTGCCAAAGAAAGTGTTCGTTTGCGTGTGAAAGTGAGGAAACTGTTGACTGAGTATCTTCTCGAATGCAGCGACTTGCAGTCTATACCTGAAAGTTTACTAGAAAGTCTTGCTATTATTAACAAAACATCTAGGCATGCATCTAAGAAAACCTACTCAAATAAGGAGGTTGAAGAGGAAGTAGAATGTGTGCTGAATATTAGTGCTCAGATAAAACAAATTGTTTGGGATTTACTTGCTGAAAGTGATGTCAGTGAAGACTTTGCTAATGCATACATGGAGAACATAGAGGAAACTTATTTTGAAGCTGGTGATGAAGATGAGAATCTTTCTGATCATCCTCGAAATTTTAGGTCTGATTCTAATGTCTCATACAGCCAATTAGAAAGTGTGGGTGAGTTAAACCAAAGTGACTCCAAGTCTTTATCCTCTCCGCTTTCACCCAAACACAAGTTGAACGTCAAACTTGAGTCAATGTATACCGATGAAGTAGATTCAGTTCATTCCAATTGGTTTGACAATTCATTGTCATTCTTAGAATCAAAAAGTTTTGAAGGTGCTAAGAGTAGGAGTGGAAAAGATTACCATTTTAGAAGCATGGGCCAGCACGGAGGAAAGGATTTGTGCCCATCTATGTCCACCAGAGATCAAAATAAATTTTCTACACCTTTCTCGCCTAATAAAGAATCAGACAGGAACGATATGGAGCAAAAAGAAGCTGCATGGCATCTAGGATGCAGGCCACCAAGATATACATCGGAAGAGTGTTCAGAAGAAAAAAATGCATTGCCTCGCAGGAACAACTTGAGTAGAAATCAGTATCTTCTTATTCAGGAAGCTTCTGATGATACTAGTATGGTTGCTTACAGTCTTGTCGGCTGCATGTTGAATAAGTTTGCTCAGTTGGATGGGCTACAGTTATCTGATGATGATGTATCATATCTCCAAGGCAATACTTCAGATCCCAACAATTTTGAAG TTCTCAAGGACAGGGGAAGCTCCTCTGATGAGACCACTAACTCCTTAATGCTACATGTTCTTGAAGAGATAATTCCTTCATTTCCGGACAG TGGTAAAGAGCATCTGAAGGAGTTGTTGGGCGTGAGGTAG
- the LOC107766804 gene encoding uncharacterized protein LOC107766804 isoform X1, whose protein sequence is MEGYTEDCRVLLSQLKQQDKDLRLKRRWLMDLHLSERERKKMERLKPHGDMTLPESLIREDDLYYENIRTSVAKAFGVHKDERTCPDAPAILLFNSAENLGCIYSLLDKMNNKGLCCIAETVTGGSITFEKTNWQTRRIIKQFLPKILHNHDDSSRSRIKRISQLLNDPQNFHVNHRVLCSTSESFRSAAIYILDRLEELSLLTLSKMLRNLRDVSGYIPKMQSKRIGWNKGNFVKQIRRTSLEILSDYEEGDEPPEPLAKALSVATLMLKPKTDCPSQMVFQKLSPDIEALQNDIAKAIRMLDDKRKISFAELGSLPLVLDSNARAAKESVRLRVKVRKLLTEYLLECSDLQSIPESLLESLAIINKTSRHASKKTYSNKEVEEEVECVLNISAQIKQIVWDLLAESDVSEDFANAYMENIEETYFEAGDEDENLSDHPRNFRSDSNVSYSQLESVGELNQSDSKSLSSPLSPKHKLNVKLESMYTDEVDSVHSNWFDNSLSFLESKSFEGAKSRSGKDYHFRSMGQHGGKDLCPSMSTRDQNKFSTPFSPNKESDRNDMEQKEAAWHLGCRPPRYTSEECSEEKNALPRRNNLSRNQYLLIQEASDDTSMVAYSLVGCMLNKFAQLDGLQLSDDDVSYLQGNTSDPNNFEVLKDRGSSSDETTNSLMLHVLEEIIPSFPDSGKEHLKELLGVR, encoded by the exons ATGGAGGGCTATACGGAGGATTGTAGGGTGTTGCTATCTCAATTGAAGCAGCAAGATAAAGACCTAAGGCTCAAAAGAAG GTGGTTAATGGACTTGCATTTATCGGAACGAGAGCGAAAAAAGATGGAAAGACTCAAACCTCACGGTGATAT GACTTTACCTGAATCATTGATTAGAGAAGATGAT TTATATTATGAAAATATTAGAACTTCTGTTGCAAAGGCATTTGGAGTGCATAAGGATGAAAGGACATGTCCTGATGCTCCAGCCATATTGCTCTTTAATTCAGCTGAGAATTTGGGATGCATATATTCCCTGCTTGATAAGATGAACAACAAGGGGTTATGCTGTATTGCGGAGACAGTAACTGGTGGTTCAATTACTTTTGAGAAAACCAATTGGCAAACGAGAAGGATAATAAAGCAATTTCTTCCCAAAATTCTCCATAACCATgatgattccagtcgaagtcggatTAAAAGAATTTCTCAACTCCTCAATGATCCTCAAAACTTCCATGTTAACCATAGGGTTCTTTGTTCTACCTCCGAATCCTTTCGCAGTGCTGCTATTTATATACTGGATAGACTTGAGGAGCTGTCTCTTCTAACTTTGAGTAAAATGCTTAGAAATCTCAGGGATGTCTCTGGATACATCCCTAAGATGCAGTCTAAACGAATAGGGTGGAATAAGGGAAATTTTGTTAAACAAATCAGGAGAACATCTTTGGAAATACTATCAGACTATGAAGAAGGAGATGAGCCACCAGAACCCCTGGCCAAGGCTTTGTCCGTGGCAACCTTAATGTTAAAGCCAAAAACTGATTGTCCCTCTCAGATGGTGTTCCAAAAACTTTCACCAGATATAGAAGCATTGCAGAATGATATAGCAAAAGCAATCAGGATGCTAgatgataaaagaaaaataagttttgCGGAGCTGGGAAGTTTGCCGCTTGTACTGGATTCGAATGCTAGAGCTGCCAAAGAAAGTGTTCGTTTGCGTGTGAAAGTGAGGAAACTGTTGACTGAGTATCTTCTCGAATGCAGCGACTTGCAGTCTATACCTGAAAGTTTACTAGAAAGTCTTGCTATTATTAACAAAACATCTAGGCATGCATCTAAGAAAACCTACTCAAATAAGGAGGTTGAAGAGGAAGTAGAATGTGTGCTGAATATTAGTGCTCAGATAAAACAAATTGTTTGGGATTTACTTGCTGAAAGTGATGTCAGTGAAGACTTTGCTAATGCATACATGGAGAACATAGAGGAAACTTATTTTGAAGCTGGTGATGAAGATGAGAATCTTTCTGATCATCCTCGAAATTTTAGGTCTGATTCTAATGTCTCATACAGCCAATTAGAAAGTGTGGGTGAGTTAAACCAAAGTGACTCCAAGTCTTTATCCTCTCCGCTTTCACCCAAACACAAGTTGAACGTCAAACTTGAGTCAATGTATACCGATGAAGTAGATTCAGTTCATTCCAATTGGTTTGACAATTCATTGTCATTCTTAGAATCAAAAAGTTTTGAAGGTGCTAAGAGTAGGAGTGGAAAAGATTACCATTTTAGAAGCATGGGCCAGCACGGAGGAAAGGATTTGTGCCCATCTATGTCCACCAGAGATCAAAATAAATTTTCTACACCTTTCTCGCCTAATAAAGAATCAGACAGGAACGATATGGAGCAAAAAGAAGCTGCATGGCATCTAGGATGCAGGCCACCAAGATATACATCGGAAGAGTGTTCAGAAGAAAAAAATGCATTGCCTCGCAGGAACAACTTGAGTAGAAATCAGTATCTTCTTATTCAGGAAGCTTCTGATGATACTAGTATGGTTGCTTACAGTCTTGTCGGCTGCATGTTGAATAAGTTTGCTCAGTTGGATGGGCTACAGTTATCTGATGATGATGTATCATATCTCCAAGGCAATACTTCAGATCCCAACAATTTTGAAG TTCTCAAGGACAGGGGAAGCTCCTCTGATGAGACCACTAACTCCTTAATGCTACATGTTCTTGAAGAGATAATTCCTTCATTTCCGGACAG TGGTAAAGAGCATCTGAAGGAGTTGTTGGGCGTGAGGTAG